A region from the Vicia villosa cultivar HV-30 ecotype Madison, WI linkage group LG3, Vvil1.0, whole genome shotgun sequence genome encodes:
- the LOC131655716 gene encoding uncharacterized protein LOC131655716 — protein sequence MNRNGYKDEKSCCYFHPKQVVVGVCPLCLNERLLLLVAKQGRRHHQNHRASSIKGGDSQKPPNSSSIHKIFAFGSLFTRLESRQCKSHTNNHYDDLSPSPEEESFISIKFEENGAALWEKNSVSKVTLENCNNNHKDKKLETKSVIEHGKSRDIFRWRKRIGHMFQLIRWKKSGGVCHVSNKVEGGTVKVRKSWIKTLTKRKKKKTMES from the exons ATGAATAGAAATGGATATAAGGATGAAAAATCATGTTGCTATTTCCATCCAAAGCAAGTAGTTGTTGGTGTATGTCCTTTGTGTTTGAATGAAAGACTTCTTCTATTGGTTGCAAAACAAGGGCGGCGCCACCATCAGAACCACCGTGCTTCCTCCATAAAAGGTGGTGATTCACAAAAACCACCGAATTCTTCTTCTATTCATAAGATCTTTGCTTTTGGTTCTCTCTTCACTCGCCTTGAATCTCGCCAATGCAAATCTCATACCAATAATCACTATGATGATCTCTCTCCAAGTCCAGAAG AAGAGTCATTCATATCAATCAAGTTTGAAGAAAATGGGGCAGCCTTGTGGGAAAAGAATAGTGTCTCAAAGGTGACCCTAGAGAATTGCAATAACAACCATAAGGACAAGAAATTAGAGACCAAGAGTGTGATAGAGCATGGAAAGTCACGTGACATATTCAGGTGGCGAAAGAGAATCGGTCACATGTTCCAGCTCATAAGGTGGAAAAAATCTGGTGGTGTTTGCCACGTAAGCAACAAGGTTGAAGGAGGAACAGTTAAAGTCAGAAAAAGTTGGATCAAGACTCtgacaaagaggaagaagaagaagaccatGGAATCATAA